A single genomic interval of Cellvibrio sp. PSBB023 harbors:
- a CDS encoding putative Ig domain-containing protein: MRANSIRNFASLVVTGFVLFTTLASASAWASHFRGGSLTWQTKDIDGNGGKNDVVLTINTAWGGFDSAVSFQTSPSLTFTKIGSSDYVWVNGTDWSNSSYVLRTEVFHALNLNPDATYNVAFGSSARISNLVNNANGAWKIQTSINIKDGNLAPKIDLPIIMDVPKLQTDGVTVLADWTYQLSSRDPNSDKLRYRLANLDELGGGSSTNPTGLAINPNTGVITWVGSGSRANGLYSAGIVAEDVDENGKVKSKTHVDLIFNLVNKAQVTFTYPTGVPETRNVIVDKGSSYAFSITGSAIDTQSLGTIQGALTEPTPDNYLFTPGAMGTGLDPGSYPITFEVRDSNGNRSNNYLGITFIVPDPNAPRIRNLEADRVFYNGTDPVRVDANQDAIVTDANTTDFQGGMLKLNVTFTDGQLEVLGVDAVGDGTGEINRVGNTIYYEGSEIGTVHSTLNGQGRALQINFTGPTSIDALQALVRALTYRDTFALRGEGDRNLSLFVEDPTGLSSSNDFYVHVSPHPDRGNYSGVPLEAANTISLIEGDSIALSNENISYADPEGDTITFTVSNVTNGRFAFVSAPTVAITSFTQDDINLGRVAFVHNGSEDAPSYDLVASDGTNTTAPSPGQIFFTNVNDNAPTISNAPSNAIMEGTTYSYVPTVVDADKGDTHTFTVTNLPSWATFDTATGTLSGTPTRTHVATWSNISVRVTDSGGLTSVRGPFSITVTAAPDTDGDGVPDHVEVAAGTDPNDPDDFPDTDGDGVPDYVESYIDNTDPNDPDSVKDTDGDGVPDYVEGQDGTNPTDPTSYKDTDGDGVPDYVEIHIDNTDPNDPDSAKDTDGDGVPDYVETEIDNTDPTDDTSVKDSDGDGVPDYVEGLEGTDPNDPTSAKDSDGDGVPDYVEVRDGTDPADPTSFKDTDNDGVPDYVETEVDGTDPTDADSTKDSDGDGVPDYIELRDGTDPADPTSFKDTDDDGVPDYVEVRDGTDPADPTSFKDTDNDGVPDYVEVVDGTDPADPTSFKDTDNDGVPDYVEVVDGTNPNDPTSAKDTDGDGVPDYVEINVDNTDPTDADSAKDSDGDGVPDYVETAEGTDPADADSTKDSDGDGVPDYIELRDGTDPNDPTSAKDSDDDGVPDYVEIRDNTDPTDPTSFKDGDGDGVPDYVEIRDNTDPADPTSFKDTDGDGVPDYVEVVEGTDPTDPTSTKDSDGDGVPDYVEVVDGTNPADPTSAKDTDGDGVPDYVEAVDGTDPTDPASAKDTDGDGVPDYIELRDGTDPTDPTSFTDTDGDGAPDYVEVGDGTDPADPTSFKDTDGDGVPDYVEIHVDGTDPTDPTSVKDTDGDGVPDYVEVVDGTDPADPRSVKDSDGDGVPDYIETRDGTDPRNPASFKDSDGDGVPDYVETEIDGTDPLDPASVKDTDGDGVPDYVEKAQGSDPDSAGGFLDSDGDGVPDYIELSEGSDPQDPTSYKDSDGDGVPDYIETVIEKTNPLDAKDFADLDGDGIPDYKDTDNDNDGISDVDEGRATNRDTDGDGIPDYLDLDSDNDGLPDVLEGKVDSDGDGIPDYIDTDSDNDGIPDYMEAPLPVVLTGKDSDKDGIDDAIDVDLTGGVDLNNNGIDDAFEPRDTDGDGIPDYRDPDSDGDGVPDRIEANMIPLSGVDSDGDGIDDFLDVDQTGGVDLNGNGIDDAFEPVDTDGDGLPDYLDRDSDNDGIADGVEAGASGVDSDGDGIDDAFDVDQTGGVDANGDGIDDAVKPRDSDGDGIPDYLDLDSDNDGIYDVIEAGLPDENWDGMADGGVITNTPRDRDGDGIPDYLDLDSNNDGIFDVVDAGFDRFDQNKDGRIDDITDVDRDGIPDVVDYEIGAFGGSLDSDGDGIPDAIDLDDDNDGIPDWIENGFSSPDQTGPDRDTDGDGVPDRLDLDSDNDSIPDIIESGLRFLVDADGDGRIDNFIDNDRNGLHDAVDLLLRILDTDGDGAPDFQDLDSDGDGIWDLIEAGTSRLLDANNDGRIDVFIDLDRDGIADSVDGVVRGGIAGKPPVIRDTDGDGIPDYLDLDSDNDGFPDALENGDFNNDGIPDNEQNEGGLETAVKGAGSMSNVLLLGLLMLLGVPRLLRARAVPLKGGLMAILLGASFQVSAMDDDAACAWASVANDGCWYLGAGVGLSHLSPEGSVNGWSSDDAGSFGFQVSIGRAIRSDWFWELSYMDAGDAGLGNPNPALEALIPDAHVSYKIPAFMVGRTLVNDLAGWDLYAKLGVSAIRTAASDERIGESSQTSTQVAFGGGATYQFAASPWSLNLALDSYDRDARVVVISFSRRIGGR; the protein is encoded by the coding sequence ATGAGAGCAAACTCTATTCGCAATTTTGCTTCTTTAGTGGTGACGGGCTTTGTGCTTTTCACCACACTGGCTTCCGCCAGTGCATGGGCCTCGCATTTTCGCGGCGGCTCCCTGACCTGGCAGACCAAAGATATCGATGGTAACGGCGGTAAGAACGACGTGGTGTTAACCATCAACACGGCGTGGGGTGGTTTTGATAGTGCGGTTTCGTTTCAAACTTCACCATCATTAACTTTCACCAAAATTGGTTCCAGTGATTATGTATGGGTTAACGGTACCGACTGGTCCAACTCATCCTATGTGCTGCGTACCGAAGTATTTCATGCGCTGAACCTGAATCCTGATGCTACCTACAATGTGGCGTTTGGCAGCAGCGCGCGCATCAGCAATTTGGTGAATAACGCCAACGGTGCGTGGAAAATCCAGACCAGTATTAACATCAAAGACGGCAACCTCGCGCCCAAAATTGATCTGCCGATTATTATGGATGTGCCCAAGCTGCAGACCGATGGTGTGACCGTACTGGCCGATTGGACCTATCAATTAAGTTCGCGTGATCCCAACTCAGACAAGCTACGTTATCGCCTGGCAAACCTCGATGAATTGGGCGGCGGTTCGTCAACCAACCCAACCGGTTTGGCGATTAACCCTAACACTGGTGTTATCACTTGGGTGGGGTCAGGTTCTCGCGCAAACGGCCTCTACAGCGCCGGTATTGTGGCGGAAGATGTGGATGAAAACGGAAAAGTAAAATCCAAAACCCATGTGGATTTGATTTTTAATCTGGTCAATAAAGCACAGGTTACTTTTACCTATCCCACTGGTGTGCCTGAAACACGTAATGTAATTGTCGATAAAGGCAGCAGCTATGCCTTTAGCATTACCGGTAGTGCAATTGACACCCAAAGTCTGGGAACTATTCAGGGCGCCTTGACAGAGCCTACGCCCGATAATTATTTATTTACGCCGGGTGCCATGGGAACAGGTCTGGATCCCGGCAGCTATCCCATTACTTTTGAAGTGCGCGATAGCAATGGCAACAGAAGTAATAATTATCTCGGTATTACGTTTATTGTTCCCGATCCAAATGCTCCGCGTATTCGCAACCTTGAAGCCGATCGTGTGTTCTATAACGGCACTGATCCTGTGCGTGTGGATGCGAACCAGGATGCAATTGTCACCGATGCCAATACCACCGATTTCCAGGGCGGTATGTTGAAGCTGAACGTCACTTTCACCGATGGTCAGCTCGAAGTATTGGGCGTGGATGCGGTGGGTGATGGCACGGGTGAAATCAATCGCGTTGGCAATACCATTTATTACGAAGGGAGTGAAATTGGTACTGTGCACTCCACCCTGAATGGCCAAGGTCGCGCCCTGCAAATTAATTTCACCGGGCCAACCAGTATTGACGCACTGCAAGCCCTGGTGCGTGCCTTGACCTATCGCGATACCTTTGCGTTGCGTGGGGAAGGCGACCGTAACTTGTCGCTCTTTGTTGAAGATCCGACTGGCCTCAGTTCCTCCAACGATTTCTATGTGCATGTCAGCCCGCATCCGGATCGCGGTAATTATTCCGGCGTACCTCTGGAAGCGGCGAATACTATCTCCCTCATTGAAGGCGACTCGATTGCCCTGAGTAACGAGAATATCAGCTACGCTGACCCGGAAGGTGACACCATTACCTTCACTGTCAGCAATGTAACCAATGGCCGTTTTGCGTTTGTCAGTGCGCCAACCGTAGCAATTACCAGCTTTACCCAGGATGACATCAACCTTGGTCGTGTGGCCTTCGTGCACAACGGCAGTGAGGATGCACCGTCTTACGATCTGGTCGCATCGGATGGCACTAATACGACAGCTCCAAGTCCGGGCCAGATTTTCTTCACCAACGTGAATGATAATGCGCCGACCATCAGCAACGCCCCGTCGAACGCGATAATGGAGGGAACAACCTACTCGTATGTTCCCACCGTTGTGGATGCTGACAAGGGCGATACCCACACCTTCACCGTAACCAACCTGCCAAGCTGGGCCACGTTTGACACGGCTACCGGCACGTTGTCCGGCACTCCTACACGCACTCACGTGGCGACCTGGAGCAATATCAGTGTTCGCGTCACCGACAGTGGTGGCCTGACGTCGGTACGCGGCCCATTCAGCATTACCGTGACTGCCGCACCGGATACCGATGGTGATGGTGTACCTGATCATGTTGAAGTTGCTGCGGGCACCGATCCTAATGACCCGGATGATTTCCCGGATACTGATGGCGATGGCGTCCCTGATTATGTCGAAAGCTACATAGATAACACTGATCCCAACGACCCTGATTCTGTGAAAGATACGGATGGCGACGGCGTACCTGATTATGTTGAAGGTCAGGATGGCACTAATCCAACCGACCCCACTTCGTACAAAGACACCGATGGCGATGGTGTGCCTGACTACGTTGAAATCCATATCGACAATACCGACCCGAATGACCCTGACTCCGCAAAAGACACGGACGGCGACGGTGTGCCCGATTATGTTGAGACCGAAATCGACAACACTGATCCAACCGATGACACCTCGGTAAAAGATAGCGATGGCGACGGTGTACCTGACTATGTTGAAGGTCTGGAGGGCACTGACCCCAATGACCCAACCTCAGCCAAAGACTCAGATGGTGATGGTGTACCGGATTACGTAGAAGTGCGTGATGGCACCGATCCTGCTGATCCAACCTCGTTTAAAGACACTGACAATGACGGTGTGCCTGACTATGTTGAAACCGAAGTGGATGGCACAGATCCTACCGATGCGGATTCCACAAAAGATTCGGATGGCGACGGCGTACCGGATTACATCGAACTGCGCGACGGTACTGATCCTGCTGATCCCACCTCGTTTAAAGATACTGACGATGATGGTGTGCCTGATTATGTAGAAGTCCGCGACGGTACTGATCCTGCCGATCCAACTTCGTTTAAAGACACAGATAACGATGGTGTGCCTGACTATGTTGAAGTCGTGGATGGTACTGATCCTGCCGATCCAACTTCATTCAAAGACACAGACAACGACGGTGTGCCTGACTATGTTGAAGTTGTGGATGGTACTAATCCAAATGATCCGACCTCCGCTAAAGACACCGATGGCGACGGCGTGCCTGATTACGTCGAGATCAATGTAGACAACACCGATCCGACTGACGCTGATTCAGCAAAAGACTCAGATGGCGATGGTGTACCCGACTATGTTGAAACAGCCGAAGGCACAGATCCTGCTGATGCGGATTCCACAAAAGATTCTGATGGCGACGGCGTACCGGATTACATCGAGCTGCGCGACGGCACCGATCCGAACGATCCGACCTCAGCCAAAGATTCGGATGACGATGGCGTACCGGATTATGTAGAAATTCGTGATAACACTGACCCAACTGATCCAACGTCATTTAAAGACGGTGATGGTGATGGTGTACCTGATTACGTAGAGATCCGTGATAACACTGATCCTGCTGATCCAACCTCGTTCAAAGATACAGACGGTGATGGTGTGCCGGATTATGTTGAGGTTGTTGAGGGGACTGATCCAACCGATCCAACTTCCACCAAAGATAGCGACGGCGATGGCGTACCTGATTATGTTGAGGTAGTTGATGGCACTAACCCGGCCGATCCGACCTCCGCGAAAGACACCGACGGTGATGGTGTGCCGGATTATGTTGAAGCTGTGGATGGTACAGATCCAACCGATCCAGCCTCCGCTAAAGATACCGATGGTGATGGCGTGCCTGATTACATCGAGCTGCGTGACGGTACTGATCCTACCGACCCAACCTCGTTTACTGATACGGATGGCGATGGTGCGCCTGACTATGTAGAAGTAGGTGACGGTACCGATCCTGCTGATCCGACATCCTTTAAAGATACCGACGGTGACGGCGTACCGGATTATGTGGAAATCCATGTTGATGGTACTGACCCGACGGACCCAACTTCAGTGAAGGATACGGATGGCGACGGTGTGCCAGATTACGTTGAAGTGGTTGATGGCACTGACCCCGCTGATCCTCGCTCGGTAAAAGATAGCGATGGTGATGGTGTGCCTGATTACATCGAAACCCGCGACGGTACTGATCCACGCAATCCTGCGTCATTTAAGGATAGCGACGGTGACGGTGTGCCCGACTATGTGGAAACTGAGATTGATGGTACTGATCCACTGGACCCAGCGTCGGTGAAAGATACGGATGGTGATGGCGTTCCTGACTATGTTGAGAAGGCGCAAGGCTCCGATCCGGACAGTGCTGGTGGCTTCCTGGATAGCGATGGTGACGGCGTGCCGGATTACATCGAGTTGAGTGAGGGCAGTGATCCCCAGGATCCAACCTCCTACAAAGACAGTGATGGCGATGGCGTACCTGACTATATCGAGACAGTGATTGAGAAAACCAATCCACTGGATGCCAAGGACTTTGCTGACCTGGATGGCGATGGCATTCCGGACTACAAAGACACCGACAATGACAACGACGGTATCTCGGATGTGGACGAAGGCCGAGCGACCAATCGCGATACCGATGGTGACGGCATCCCCGACTATCTGGATCTGGACAGTGATAACGATGGCCTACCGGATGTATTGGAAGGCAAGGTCGACAGCGATGGTGACGGTATCCCCGATTACATCGACACTGACAGTGATAACGACGGTATTCCGGACTATATGGAAGCGCCTCTGCCCGTTGTATTGACCGGCAAAGACTCTGACAAAGACGGTATCGACGATGCTATCGATGTTGACCTGACCGGTGGCGTGGATCTGAATAACAACGGTATTGATGACGCGTTTGAACCGCGCGATACCGATGGCGACGGCATCCCTGACTACCGTGACCCCGACAGTGATGGCGATGGTGTGCCTGATCGTATCGAAGCCAACATGATCCCGCTCAGTGGTGTGGATAGTGACGGTGATGGCATCGACGACTTCCTGGACGTGGATCAAACCGGCGGTGTGGATCTGAATGGCAATGGCATTGATGACGCCTTTGAACCAGTGGATACCGATGGCGATGGTCTGCCTGATTATCTGGATCGCGACAGCGATAACGACGGTATCGCCGATGGCGTAGAAGCCGGTGCCAGTGGTGTGGACAGCGATGGCGATGGTATTGACGATGCCTTTGACGTTGACCAAACCGGTGGTGTAGATGCCAATGGTGACGGTATCGATGATGCAGTGAAACCACGCGATAGCGACGGTGATGGCATCCCCGATTACCTTGACCTGGACAGCGATAACGACGGTATTTACGACGTGATCGAAGCGGGCTTGCCTGATGAAAACTGGGATGGCATGGCCGATGGTGGCGTGATTACCAACACCCCACGCGACCGCGATGGCGACGGTATTCCGGATTATCTGGATCTGGATAGCAACAACGACGGGATCTTTGACGTGGTAGATGCAGGTTTTGACCGTTTCGACCAAAACAAAGATGGTCGCATCGATGACATCACTGACGTGGATCGCGATGGTATTCCGGATGTGGTTGATTACGAGATTGGTGCCTTCGGCGGCAGCCTGGATAGCGATGGCGATGGAATCCCTGATGCCATTGACCTGGATGACGATAACGATGGCATCCCGGACTGGATCGAGAACGGCTTCAGCTCACCGGATCAAACCGGCCCTGACCGCGATACCGATGGCGATGGTGTACCGGATCGCCTGGATTTGGACAGCGACAACGACAGTATCCCGGACATTATCGAAAGCGGATTGCGCTTCCTGGTTGATGCAGATGGCGATGGCCGTATCGATAACTTTATCGATAACGACCGCAACGGTTTGCATGACGCGGTAGATCTGTTGCTGCGCATACTCGACACCGATGGTGACGGCGCGCCTGACTTCCAGGACCTGGACAGCGATGGTGACGGTATATGGGATCTGATTGAGGCGGGCACCTCGCGCTTGCTGGATGCCAATAATGACGGTCGCATCGATGTCTTTATCGATCTGGATCGCGATGGTATTGCCGACAGCGTGGATGGTGTCGTCAGAGGCGGTATTGCAGGTAAGCCGCCAGTGATTCGCGATACCGATGGCGACGGTATCCCCGATTATCTGGATCTCGATAGCGATAACGACGGCTTCCCGGATGCACTGGAAAACGGCGACTTCAATAACGACGGTATTCCAGACAATGAACAAAATGAAGGCGGGCTGGAAACCGCAGTAAAAGGTGCAGGTTCTATGAGTAATGTGTTGTTGCTGGGCTTGTTAATGTTGCTGGGTGTACCGCGCTTGCTGCGCGCCCGTGCGGTACCCTTGAAGGGTGGCCTTATGGCCATCCTGTTAGGTGCATCCTTTCAGGTGAGTGCCATGGATGACGATGCCGCTTGCGCTTGGGCCAGCGTGGCAAATGATGGTTGCTGGTACCTTGGCGCTGGTGTTGGCTTGTCGCACCTGAGCCCGGAAGGCTCGGTGAATGGCTGGTCGTCGGATGATGCTGGCAGCTTCGGCTTTCAAGTGTCCATTGGGCGCGCTATTCGCTCCGACTGGTTCTGGGAGCTGAGTTATATGGATGCGGGTGATGCGGGTTTGGGTAACCCCAACCCAGCGCTGGAAGCGCTGATTCCGGACGCCCATGTGAGCTACAAAATACCGGCATTCATGGTAGGTCGTACCTTGGTGAATGATCTGGCGGGCTGGGATCTGTATGCCAAGTTGGGGGTGTCTGCTATTCGCACGGCCGCCAGCGATGAGCGTATTGGCGAGAGTTCGCAAACTTCTACCCAGGTTGCGTTTGGTGGCGGCGCTACATACCAATTTGCTGCGTCTCCCTGGTCGCTGAACCTTGCACTGGATAGTTATGATCGCGATGCTCGCGTAGTGGTGATCAGTTTTTCACGGCGCATCGGTGGCCGCTAG
- a CDS encoding DUF3299 domain-containing protein, giving the protein MQRTPPLMLLLLLCSMIATSALANSQATTVEWIDLLPEEDLRLLESIPPVDHEALSDDELAQDTAPSGLKPAQNSSAFEDEVANAVGVARQQAGERSWRDALVSTRVRSEFNNKRIRLAGYIVPIEYDQQQRVIEFFLVPYFGACIHVPPPPPNQIIYVKYPKGFHLQELFIPFWAEGTVVLETQENELGLSSYSMRDVALTEYQETATEESEYLN; this is encoded by the coding sequence ATGCAACGCACACCCCCATTGATGTTACTGCTGTTGCTGTGCAGCATGATTGCCACTAGCGCCTTGGCTAACAGCCAGGCAACGACTGTTGAGTGGATCGATTTATTGCCAGAGGAAGATCTGCGCCTGTTGGAATCTATTCCCCCGGTTGATCATGAAGCACTCAGCGACGATGAGCTGGCGCAGGATACGGCACCCAGTGGACTCAAACCAGCGCAAAATAGTTCCGCCTTTGAAGATGAAGTCGCTAATGCCGTGGGTGTCGCTCGCCAACAAGCCGGCGAGCGCAGCTGGCGCGATGCACTTGTTTCCACGCGGGTGCGTAGCGAGTTTAATAACAAGCGCATTCGCCTTGCCGGTTATATAGTGCCTATTGAATACGATCAGCAGCAGCGTGTGATTGAATTCTTTTTAGTCCCCTACTTCGGCGCCTGCATTCATGTTCCACCGCCACCACCCAATCAAATTATTTACGTGAAATATCCCAAGGGATTTCACTTGCAGGAACTGTTTATTCCCTTCTGGGCCGAGGGCACAGTGGTGCTGGAAACCCAGGAAAATGAGCTGGGGCTTTCCTCTTACTCCATGCGCGATGTCGCACTGACTGAATATCAGGAAACAGCGACGGAGGAATCGGAATACCTCAATTGA
- a CDS encoding ABC transporter ATP-binding protein gives MDSTAISMQSVQFSWKGNASAGLDIEQLQIARGEKIFLYGPSGSGKTTLLNIVAGVITPAQGEIHLLGKDITRLNSRQRDQFRAQHLGIIFQQFNLIPYLNVTENLLLRMAFLPAEKRRLATTQMPLLLERLQLTPVLTTAAYQLSVGQQQRVALVRALLGAPEIIIADEPTSALDSELREEFMRVLFEALGENTSLLLVSHDRQLQPHFDRVLNIQQFVHQPELAPVREVQ, from the coding sequence ATGGACTCCACCGCAATTTCAATGCAATCCGTTCAGTTTTCATGGAAAGGCAATGCCAGCGCTGGTTTGGACATCGAGCAATTACAGATTGCGCGCGGCGAAAAAATATTTTTATACGGCCCCTCAGGCTCGGGCAAAACCACATTGTTAAATATAGTGGCGGGTGTGATTACACCCGCACAGGGTGAAATTCATTTGCTGGGGAAAGATATTACGCGCCTCAACAGCAGGCAGCGCGATCAGTTTCGCGCGCAACACCTGGGCATTATTTTTCAGCAATTCAATTTAATTCCCTATCTGAATGTGACCGAAAACCTGTTGTTGCGCATGGCATTTTTACCCGCTGAAAAACGGCGTCTCGCCACTACACAAATGCCGTTATTACTTGAGCGTTTGCAACTAACACCGGTATTAACAACTGCCGCTTATCAGCTCAGTGTTGGCCAGCAGCAGCGTGTGGCTCTGGTGCGTGCACTGCTGGGCGCACCGGAAATTATTATTGCGGATGAGCCCACTTCCGCTTTGGACAGTGAGTTGCGCGAAGAATTTATGCGCGTGTTGTTCGAGGCTCTGGGTGAAAACACCAGCCTGTTATTGGTCAGTCATGATCGCCAGTTGCAGCCACATTTTGATCGGGTATTGAATATCCAGCAGTTTGTACATCAACCCGAATTGGCGCCAGTAAGGGAGGTGCAATAA
- a CDS encoding FtsX-like permease family protein, whose translation MRLLIARKSLWNRRWTALLTLLSLVVSIMLVLGINHVRTQVKDSFNNTLSGTDLIVGARGGSLNLLLYSVFHIGTASHNIRWNTYEELAKHSEVAWLIPIALGDSHKGFRVVATSPDFFAHYAYGQRQTLVFKEGAIFSSVFDVVVGSAVAKKLGYQPGDSLVLAHGLGEVTIAKHRDAPFVVSGILAPTGTPVDNSLYISLAGMQAIHRDWQSGVHIPAASSHGHHGDHGDHGDEPVGENLHAQSLSAILVGLKSRSATFTVQRQVNQYKAEALQAIVPGLALAELWQLMRNVELALHAIALLVVATSLLGMMTSLLTAMNERQREFAILRSLGAGPLYLFLLVVMEVMLLSLLASGIAVALLSGGLWVFQPWIMAEWGLHLSANILSGEQWHYLLYVLLAAALLSLWPAFIACRRALHDGLSMRI comes from the coding sequence ATGCGTTTACTAATTGCACGAAAAAGCTTGTGGAATCGCCGGTGGACCGCGCTGCTCACACTGCTGTCACTGGTGGTGAGTATTATGTTGGTGCTGGGCATCAACCATGTACGTACCCAAGTGAAAGACAGTTTTAACAATACCTTGTCCGGAACGGATTTAATTGTTGGCGCCCGTGGCGGCTCGCTCAATCTTTTACTCTACTCTGTATTTCATATCGGCACTGCCTCGCACAATATCCGCTGGAATACCTATGAGGAATTAGCCAAGCACAGCGAGGTGGCCTGGTTAATTCCTATCGCGTTGGGCGACTCCCATAAAGGCTTCCGTGTGGTGGCGACCTCGCCTGATTTTTTTGCACATTACGCCTACGGTCAACGGCAAACACTGGTGTTCAAAGAGGGAGCGATTTTTTCATCGGTGTTTGATGTGGTTGTCGGTTCTGCCGTCGCCAAAAAACTGGGCTATCAACCCGGCGACAGTCTGGTTCTGGCACATGGTTTGGGTGAGGTAACTATCGCCAAGCACCGTGATGCGCCCTTTGTGGTCAGTGGTATTTTGGCGCCGACCGGCACACCAGTTGATAACAGTTTGTATATTTCACTGGCCGGCATGCAGGCGATTCATCGCGATTGGCAATCGGGCGTGCATATCCCGGCGGCATCGTCCCATGGCCATCATGGGGATCATGGGGATCATGGGGATGAACCGGTTGGTGAAAACCTGCATGCACAAAGCCTGAGCGCTATTTTGGTGGGGTTGAAATCGCGTAGCGCGACATTCACGGTGCAGCGCCAGGTGAATCAATACAAGGCTGAAGCCTTGCAAGCGATTGTGCCGGGTCTGGCGCTAGCCGAACTCTGGCAGTTGATGCGTAATGTCGAGCTGGCCTTGCATGCTATTGCGCTGTTGGTGGTGGCGACAAGTCTGCTGGGTATGATGACCAGTTTGCTAACTGCAATGAACGAGCGGCAGCGGGAGTTCGCCATCCTGCGTTCACTCGGTGCGGGGCCACTGTATCTTTTTCTGTTGGTGGTTATGGAAGTGATGTTATTGAGTCTGTTGGCTAGCGGAATCGCGGTGGCATTGTTAAGCGGCGGATTATGGGTATTCCAACCCTGGATTATGGCGGAGTGGGGGCTGCATTTGTCGGCCAACATTCTCAGTGGGGAGCAATGGCACTACTTGCTCTATGTACTCTTGGCGGCTGCCTTACTATCGCTCTGGCCTGCGTTTATCGCCTGTCGTCGCGCCTTGCATGACGGGCTTTCCATGCGTATTTAA
- a CDS encoding DUF1552 domain-containing protein, which yields MRYKDCFDKERRDFLKVVKHAGIAAGLIQASSILAGVMLARTAEAQTGTPTKHCLVFSGGGCHPTRWFPSGSTLPAQSAPLQSHYSRIALLRNASLSGAGHGVMFHRFNNGSWSEDSFDVNLGRTIGANYPVKYLNVGTTAESALSREGFTGRPLITSPQAALDVLFSGGGGGGGGSGTAPRQSVVDLHYAAINSLRTKLGQHEKDKLDSHFTAIREIETAIDNGNSSGSCPQLSNTTASGFDATAKLHADIVALALSCNLTASVSIAFGTDAHTHFLDVLGRESHQSHHNQGNMPAAYTEDIVYMQGLTKYLLDKINDRGLFGSTIVTQVSDMGDADSHGNSNVPMLVAGAGITGGRVVDIGGKTQSELYQTIGLKLRADQSPNGAVYRRWATSTLAGL from the coding sequence ATGAGATATAAAGACTGCTTCGACAAAGAGCGCAGAGACTTCCTGAAGGTCGTCAAACATGCCGGTATTGCGGCTGGGTTAATCCAAGCCTCCAGCATCCTGGCAGGGGTCATGCTGGCGCGCACCGCGGAAGCACAAACCGGCACGCCCACCAAACACTGCCTGGTATTTTCGGGCGGAGGCTGCCATCCAACCCGCTGGTTCCCATCGGGAAGCACACTACCCGCCCAGTCAGCCCCGTTACAAAGCCATTACAGTCGTATTGCTTTGTTAAGAAACGCCTCACTCAGTGGTGCTGGCCATGGAGTCATGTTTCACCGCTTTAACAACGGTAGCTGGTCAGAGGATAGCTTTGATGTGAACCTCGGACGCACCATTGGTGCCAACTATCCGGTGAAATACCTGAACGTGGGTACCACGGCAGAATCGGCATTGAGTCGCGAAGGGTTTACAGGTAGACCGCTGATTACCAGCCCACAAGCCGCATTGGATGTGCTTTTTTCCGGTGGTGGTGGCGGTGGCGGTGGATCGGGTACTGCGCCACGGCAATCGGTTGTGGATTTGCATTATGCAGCGATCAATAGCCTGAGAACCAAGCTCGGTCAGCATGAAAAGGACAAGCTGGATAGTCACTTCACTGCCATTCGCGAGATTGAAACTGCCATTGATAATGGCAATTCCAGCGGCTCCTGCCCACAACTGTCAAATACGACCGCTAGCGGCTTTGATGCAACCGCCAAGCTGCATGCTGATATTGTGGCGCTGGCACTGAGCTGTAACCTGACGGCATCAGTCTCTATTGCCTTTGGTACCGATGCGCACACCCACTTCCTGGATGTACTCGGACGTGAATCGCATCAGTCACACCACAACCAAGGCAATATGCCAGCTGCCTACACAGAGGACATTGTGTACATGCAAGGCTTGACCAAATACCTGCTGGATAAGATCAATGATCGCGGGTTGTTTGGTTCAACGATCGTGACCCAGGTATCTGATATGGGTGATGCTGACTCACACGGCAATAGCAATGTTCCAATGCTGGTTGCTGGTGCTGGTATTACCGGTGGTCGCGTAGTGGACATTGGCGGCAAAACACAATCCGAGTTGTATCAAACGATTGGCCTTAAATTGCGTGCCGACCAAAGTCCTAACGGTGCTGTTTATCGTCGTTGGGCAACCTCGACACTCGCTGGACTTTAA